The Rhizobium sp. WSM4643 genome contains the following window.
TGCCGACCGCCTTGACGGTCTTCTTTACCGCGTCTTTTGACACGCCTTCCTTCGTCGCCTCATACTTCACTTCGTGATCCTGGCCGCCGCCGCCGCGCGCGCGGTCCTGAGCGCGGCCTCGAGATGGTGTTGCCATGTCTGATGTTTCCCGTTCGGTTTCCAGGAAGAAGCTGAGGCTGATTTAAGAAGTTCCCTCGCCTCGCATGTTCGCCGATGCGTTCAAAACAACCTCAAAAAGAAGCCCCGCCAGCTGATTTGCGACAGAAGGAGTGGGCCGCACAGAAGCAGCGAAGGGTCGCTGTGTCAAACTTACCTCCGCACCACCCAGCCCCTTACTCTCACCGAACGAATTGGTTCCTGAGCCGGCGGATATACCCAACGAGGTGGAACTACTCGGTGGGCGGCTTTTCGTGATCTCGATGATGCTGTGAGCGCCGGTCCCGCACCGTATCGATGACACATTCGACGGTGACGATCTCGGCCAAACCGTGATCTTGAACAGCCGATATTCGTTGCCTAAATCAAAGGCACTCAATGCCATGAAAGGAGGTAAACGATGGCACTCGATACTTTTGAACACCCGATCTACGCGCAACGAAAGTACTTCGTGCAGGAGATCGCTGGGCTTGACGATGTCTTTGACTTTCTCGACGAATGGCCACAGGAGAAACGCGATATTACCTACGAGGTAATGTTGGAGGCCTGCCGGAAAGCAGCCAATCGCCAGCTTCCCGCGTCGGTCGTGGCGGCGAATTTCAGCCGCTTTCTCAAAAAGCATGGCAAGCTTGCAGACATAGAAGATGTGCCCCTGCACCTGCGGCGGTTCAGCGATCGAAATGTCTCGGGTATTTAGGACCGAAGGCGATGGGCGCCGGCCAGAGCGGCCGATGGGGCGCGTTGCGCTCCTGCCGTATCCGTCGAAAGCGACCGTGATTGGTTGCGCCGCCCCCGTGGAGCTGCGCAGGCCGAAGCGCCCCGCAGCTTCCGCGACGTGTTCACACGAAGTCAGGGCTGAGAAACGGTCGCGCATGACATGGACACCGCGGCCTTAGTGCCGCCACAGAATTGGGCCCAATCACGCTTGTACAACGAGCGGATAGCGACGAAATGAGAGTACTGGTTCTTGTGGCAGCGCTCTTGCTGACGGCCTTTGCGGCGAGAGCACAGGTTTACGGACCTTATG
Protein-coding sequences here:
- a CDS encoding DUF3606 domain-containing protein, with protein sequence MATPSRGRAQDRARGGGGQDHEVKYEATKEGVSKDAVKKTVKAVGNSRKKVEDRLDHR
- a CDS encoding DUF982 domain-containing protein, coding for MALDTFEHPIYAQRKYFVQEIAGLDDVFDFLDEWPQEKRDITYEVMLEACRKAANRQLPASVVAANFSRFLKKHGKLADIEDVPLHLRRFSDRNVSGI